The Lonchura striata isolate bLonStr1 chromosome Z, bLonStr1.mat, whole genome shotgun sequence genome window below encodes:
- the LOC110470691 gene encoding interferon omega-1 has translation MNTFGLIQIGLILSGTTIISSLQCNHLPLQQRKVIENSLRLLDKMGKEFPQQCLREKKSFRFPAQVLQPRQKEAVGVAIEEIFQHIFYIFSKNLTLAAWDGTVLDQFQNGLYLQIEQLEACVIEKHTQHCWSKDVSRLKLKKYFQKIDCFLKDKQHDLCSWEISRAEMRKCLQLIDKVTRKLKN, from the coding sequence ATGAATACTTTTGGCTTGATACAAATTGGCCTCATACTGTCAGGCACCACCATCATCTCCAGTCTTCAGTGCAACCACCTCCCTTTGCAGCAAAGAAAAGTGATTGAGAACAGCCTGCGACTCTTggataaaatgggaaaagagtTTCCCCAACAATGTCTAAGAGAGAAAAAGTCCTTCAGATTTCCTGCACAGgttctgcagcccaggcagaaagAGGCTGTTGGAGTTGCCATTGAAGAGATCTTCCAACATATCTTTTATATCTTTAGCAAAAATCTGACTCTAGCTGCTTGGGATGGAACAGTATTGGATCAGTTCCAAAATGGACTTTATCTGCAAATTGAGCAATTGGAGGCATGTGTAATTGAAAAGCACACCCAACATTGTTGGAGTAAAGACGTCAGCAGGCTGAAATTGAAAAAGTACTTCCAAAAAATAGACTGTTTTCTTAAAGATAAACAACACGACTTGTGCTCTTGGGAGATCAGCCGtgcagaaatgagaaaatgtcTCCAACTGATTGATAAAGTGACAAGGAAGCTTAAAAACTAA